The following coding sequences are from one Candidatus Woesearchaeota archaeon window:
- a CDS encoding DUF134 domain-containing protein translates to MTRPPKEKVIAFKPKASHFIPRGVYLSELETIRLSLQEAESLRLVHVEGLQQTLAAQHMGVHQSTLQRILAKAEAKSARALINGCAIQIGNA, encoded by the coding sequence ATGACTCGTCCTCCTAAGGAAAAAGTTATTGCCTTTAAGCCCAAGGCTTCGCATTTCATCCCTAGAGGCGTTTATCTCTCTGAATTAGAAACAATCAGGCTTTCACTCCAAGAAGCAGAGAGTTTACGTTTAGTCCATGTAGAAGGCTTACAACAGACGCTGGCAGCCCAACACATGGGTGTGCATCAATCAACCCTGCAGCGAATTCTTGCTAAAGCAGAAGCAAAATCAGCTCGAGCACTCATCAATGGCTGTGCTATTCAAATAGGAAACGCTTAA
- a CDS encoding site-specific integrase, with the protein MRLIKPSRSLKPMGLAIKSKTISKKVLADIVDKIEDIEHPFFINYFKNLFLLSYETGARISEIICLHETDLDLKYGVVHYVVRKKLKKPMETSKHLTPELLERLREHTKQYKFQIEHSGSYIFFGMSSKTKHITVRTAERHFEMARDSAGHGTVYGQSKMLYKIINISNKPQTFNLYGKVEQEGKEVEIIIKKITILPNESTTRAIDPERYKTLKHFKIKEAGVKSLRRCTIHSIRHLSLQTVLEEKGLFEAYDHADHVSITSTMSYLDANPKKRQSRSEVFRSFYGREEEDKPKAHYGIRENIPAGMDLNNMANIFSQMAQFLSTMQGQNKEQKLSEEFNAMMKMKAEQEHKNTFAHATTQ; encoded by the coding sequence ATGAGATTAATAAAACCAAGTAGGAGTTTAAAACCAATGGGATTGGCGATAAAAAGCAAGACAATATCAAAGAAAGTTTTAGCAGATATAGTTGATAAGATTGAGGATATAGAACATCCTTTCTTTATTAATTATTTCAAAAATCTTTTTTTATTGTCTTACGAAACAGGAGCAAGAATTAGCGAAATTATTTGTTTGCACGAGACAGATTTAGATTTAAAATATGGTGTCGTGCATTATGTGGTTAGAAAGAAATTAAAAAAACCAATGGAAACGAGCAAACACTTAACTCCTGAACTTCTTGAAAGATTAAGAGAACATACGAAGCAGTATAAATTTCAAATAGAGCATAGTGGCAGTTATATCTTCTTTGGGATGAGTAGCAAAACAAAGCACATAACCGTCAGAACAGCCGAAAGACATTTTGAAATGGCACGAGATAGTGCAGGACATGGCACAGTTTATGGGCAAAGTAAAATGCTCTATAAAATAATCAATATTTCTAATAAACCTCAAACATTCAATCTTTATGGAAAAGTTGAACAAGAGGGCAAAGAAGTTGAAATTATAATCAAAAAAATCACAATTCTACCAAATGAAAGCACAACGAGGGCAATAGACCCTGAACGATATAAAACCCTTAAACATTTTAAGATTAAAGAGGCAGGAGTCAAAAGTTTAAGGCGTTGCACAATTCACTCAATAAGGCATTTAAGTTTGCAAACGGTTTTAGAAGAAAAAGGGCTTTTTGAAGCATACGACCATGCAGACCATGTTTCAATAACATCTACTATGTCATATCTTGACGCAAACCCCAAAAAGAGGCAGTCAAGAAGTGAAGTATTTAGAAGTTTTTACGGAAGAGAAGAAGAGGACAAACCAAAAGCACACTATGGCATAAGAGAGAATATTCCAGCAGGAATGGACTTAAACAATATGGCAAATATCTTCTCTCAAATGGCTCAATTCTTAAGCACAATGCAAGGACAAAATAAAGAGCAAAAGCTTTCAGAAGAATTTAACGCAATGATGAAAATGAAAGCAGAACAAGAGCATAAAAACACTTTTGCACACGCAACAACGCAATAA
- a CDS encoding DUF5679 domain-containing protein codes for MVEAYCVKCKEKKVMKDPKPNKMANGRDSVKGVCPDCGTGMFRIGKMPEE; via the coding sequence ATGGTAGAAGCATATTGCGTTAAATGTAAGGAAAAGAAAGTAATGAAAGATCCTAAACCAAATAAAATGGCTAATGGTCGAGATAGTGTAAAAGGTGTCTGTCCTGATTGCGGAACAGGAATGTTTCGAATAGGTAAAATGCCTGAAGAGTAA
- a CDS encoding HIT family protein, with the protein MKNCIFCKIVTGDIPATKVYEDEHFIAFLDINPVAKGHTLLIPKKHYPEVFDFPKEVSEAHFPTIQKLESALKQALGARKIVLAVWGDDVAHAHTHLIPRYEGDHLYFFKQGKATPDDLVLQAEKIINLLD; encoded by the coding sequence ATGAAAAACTGCATATTTTGTAAAATCGTCACAGGAGACATCCCTGCAACAAAGGTCTACGAAGACGAACACTTCATCGCATTTCTTGACATCAATCCTGTGGCCAAGGGGCATACGCTACTTATTCCTAAAAAACATTACCCGGAAGTATTTGATTTTCCAAAAGAAGTGAGTGAAGCGCATTTCCCCACCATACAAAAGCTAGAAAGCGCACTTAAACAAGCACTAGGAGCTCGAAAGATAGTACTTGCTGTCTGGGGCGATGATGTAGCACACGCACACACGCACCTGATTCCTCGCTATGAAGGAGACCATCTATATTTCTTTAAGCAGGGCAAAGCAACACCAGATGATTTAGTACTACAAGCTGAAAAAATTATTAACCTACTTGATTAA